One region of Corvus moneduloides isolate bCorMon1 chromosome 1, bCorMon1.pri, whole genome shotgun sequence genomic DNA includes:
- the LOC116445715 gene encoding cilia- and flagella-associated protein 69 isoform X6: MESISMMGSPKNLNETFLPNVANGIKDANKVTIAIIGSGDFAKSLTIRLIRCGYHVVIGSRNPKHAADFFPHVVDVTHHEDAVAKTNIIFVAIHREHYTSLWDLKHLLAGKILIDVSNNTRVDQYPDSNAEYLASLFPDSLIVKGFNVISAWSLQLGPKDASRQVYICSNNVQARHQVIELARQLGFIPIDLGALSSSREIENLPLRLFTLWKGPVVIAISLATFFFIYSFVRDVIHPYMRNQQSDFYKIPIEIVNKTLPIVAITLLSLVYLSGLIAAAYQLYYGTKYRRFPPWLDNWLQCRKQLGLLSFFFAAVHVVYSLCLPMRRSERYLFLNMAYQQVHANVENSWNEEEVWRIEMYISFGIMSLGLLSLLAVTSIPSVNSALNWREFSFIQSTLGYIALLISTFHVLIYGWKRAFEEEYYRFYTPPNFVLALVLPSIVILGYPVEIGGSGSRHQTTQKFGLNLEKEQLKTLKKVVKHFENGLPLKNVAQITKILNLCAEKMNEQEAFTEPLCELILLFGLPFQKKKSSDEINYSVEVSQSIAHLGYLMRVPSSQVKIQICKCIVSFYNMELPQKLLSGYQPTSASYKIQMAEVGGLAETLVLSLALVENQLIEKLWVLKALQHLSISGRNCGLMVKAQAASRLCLYLNGADPSGQLVFRSSDILWNLLENTSKEDVVNQLSTLECVHALKEVFVDLLLHGFRRCDYQLRNDLLVIATLVAENPAVPMVESGFAELLIVLATFTEVRLPNPLVKGFKLTYSYEDFEMKKLLFNVIAILSKDPSAAQLLSENHVMPALLYYVKPNQRPGFHEWSAAQYEELQLHAIAVLASVAPVLVDKYLSCQANTLLLVFLEWCIGQDPFFGQGNSFHGTGGCGNKLAQMRYGLRVLRFVVSLYDDAVNINLCDQGAISQLLDILKYAANKSEEKESTLLLEIQADTLFILSVLCDNDLHRKELFSCEGIAILIPFFKMDPKKLYSGLGHNCLLLSALDCLWSCVIGCYIGEDYFIEKQGIFLLLDLLALKEKNLCNIILGILVEFCDNPKTTLHMSIWRGKRDQTAANLLIQLWRQEELDLGVKRDRYGMIVDIKKPIATSFQRQQKVIPVPANCPTFAIMEISESIRAKIYSLFCKLGFENLPGLSTKDFVTLAIIQRYIDFKVGEVWSEICAEIKEEFRPVTSDERTLKAISKVSEGIGRTVVALQIEVLKIQQEQKIQEEEKTYKEIQATHPQRELINKSWENVMTQTSNYEALKKAKRLQKISIEASGSKANVQNGPVHSTDIKKLRTTVGPGRLVTVESTPRQYSGGPLAVADHAPRKAAVFKGALKKIKRDKTLDSVKKKSVPVE, from the exons ATGGAATCAATCTCTATGATGGGGAGTCCCAAGAACCTCAATGAAACTTTTCTACCAAATGTTGCCAATGGCATCAAGGATGCCAATAAGGTCACAATAGCCATCATTGGAAGTGGAGACTTTGCTAAGTCATTGACAATTAGACTTATCCGATGTGGGTACCACGTGGTCATAGGAAGTAGAAATCCTAAACATGCTGCTGACTTCTTTCCCCATGTGGTTGATGTCACTCACCATGAAGATGCAGTAGCTAAAACAAACATCATTTTTGTAGCCATACACAGAGAACATTACACCTCTTTGTGGGACCTTAAACATTTACTTGCTGGTAAAATTCTGATTGATGTCAGCAATAATACAAGAGTAGACCAATATCCAGACTCCAATGCAGAGTATTTGGCATCACTTTTTCCCGATTCCCTAATTGTCAAAGGATTCAACGTCATTTCAGCATGGTCACTGCAGTTAGGACCAAAGGATGCCAGCAGACAG GTCTATATATGCAGTAACAATGTTCAGGCTCGCCATCAAGTTATTGAGCTTGCCCGTCAGCTCGGTTTCATTCCTATTGATTTGGGGGCATTGTCATCTTCAAGGGAGATTGAAAACCTGCCTCTGCGACTGTTCACCCTGTGGAAGGGGCCTGTAGTGATTGCCATTAGCCTggcaacatttttcttcatctatTCCTTTGTCAGAGATGTCATCCATCCATACATGAGAAATCAGCAGAGTGACTTTTACAAGATTCCCATTGAGATTGTGAACAAGACTCTTCCAATTGTTGCTATCACTTTGCTTTCTCTAGTGTATTTATCAGGACTTATTGCAGCTGCTTATCAGCTTTACTATGGGACTAAGTATCGGCGATTTCCTCCTTGGCTGGACAATTGGCTCCAGTGTCGAAAGCAGCTTGGactgctcagttttttctttgcagctgtgcATGTGGTGTACAGCCTCTGCTTGCCCATGAGGAGATCAGAGCGCTACTTGTTCCTCAACATGGCATATCAACAG GTTCATGCAAATGTTGAAAATTCTTGGAATGAGGAAGAAGTGTGGCGAATTGAAATGTATATCTCCTTTGGAATAATGAGTCTTGGATTGCTTTCTTTGCTGGCAGTAACTTCCATCCCTTCAGTAAACAGTGCCTTAAACTGGAGGGAGTTCAGTTTTATTCAG TCTACACTTGGATACATTGCTCTGCTTATAAGTACTTTCCATGTCCTGATTTACGGATGGAAGAGAGCTTTTGAAGAAGAGTATTACAGATTTTATACACCACCAAATTTTGTTCTTGCCCTTGTTCTGCCTTCCATTGTAATTCTAG GATACCCAGTTGAGATCGGTGGATCTGGATCACGTCATCAAACTACTCAAAAGTTCGGACTCA atttggaaaaagagcagctgaaaaCTCTCAAGAAGGTAGtcaagcattttgaaaatggacTT CCCCTTAAGAATGTAGCACAAATTACCAAAATTCTTAACCTGTGTgcagaaaaaatgaatgaaCAAGAAGCTTTCACTGAGCCTTTATGTGAACTTATTCTATTATTTGG gttaccatttcaaaaaaagaaatcatctgATGAAATAAACTATTCCGTTGAAGTTTCACAATCCATTGCACACCTGG GTTACTTGATGAGAGTGCCAAGCTCTCAAGTTAAAATACAAATCTGTAAGTGTATTGTTAGCTTTTATAATATGGAGCTACCACAAAAACTACTTTCAG GTTACCAGCCAACAAGTGCAAGCTATAAAATCCAGATGGCTGAAGTAGGAGGATTAGCAGAAACTCTTGTTTTGTCACTAGCATTAGTTGAAAATCAACTTATTGAGAAATTGTGGGTACTCAAAGCTCTCCAGCATCTTTCCATCTCTG gaagaaattgtGGACTAATGGTAAAGGCCCAAGCAGCCAGCAGGCTCTGTTTGTATCTAAATGGTGCTGATCCCTCAGGACAGCTGGTGTTCCGTTCCTCAGATATCCTATGGAACCTGCTAGAAAACACCTCAAAAGAAGACGTTGTTAATCAGCTCAGTACCTTGGAATGTGTACA tgctTTGAAAGAAGTATTTGTAGACCTTCTCCTGCATGGCTTCCGGCGCTGCGATTATCAGCTACGGAATGACCTCTTGGTGATTGCCACATTAGTAGCTGAAAACCCTGCAGTGCCCATGGTT GAAAGTGGATTTGCAGAGCTGTTAATAGTACTTGCAACATTTACTGAAG TTAGACTTCCCAATCCCTTGGTAAAAGGTTTTAAACTTACCTACTCTTATGAGGACTTTGAGATGAAGAAGTTACTATTTAATGTAATAGCAATCTTATCTAAAGACCCATCTGCTGCACAG ctcctcagtgaAAATCATGTGATGCCAGCTTTACTTTATTATGTAAAACCAAATCAAAGGCCTGGATTTCATGAGTGGTCTGCTGCTCAATATGAAGAATTACAGCTTCATGCAATTGCTGTTTTAGCTTCAGTGGCTCCTGTGTTAGTAGATAAATATTTGTCCTGCCAAGCGAATACTCTTCTCCTTGTGTTCCTAGAATGGTGTATAGGCCAAG ATCCTTTCTTTGGTCAAGGTAACAGTTTCCATGGAACAGGTGGTTGTGGCAACAAACTTGCACAAATGCGCTATGGCCTCCGAGTGCTGAGATTTGTTGTGTCCCTTTATGATGATGCTGTGAACATTAATTTGTGTGACCAGGGAGCAATTAGCCAGCTACTGG ACATCTTAAAGTATGCAGCAAACAAatctgaagagaaggaaagtaCTCTTCTACTGGAAATCCAAGCTGATACcttatttattttgtctgttcTCTGTGATAATGATCTCCACAGAAAG GAACTCTTCAGCTGTGAAGGAATTGCTATACTTATCCCATTCTTTAAGATGGATCCAAAGAAGTTATATAGTGGATTAGGCCACAATTGTCTCCTCCTCAGTGCACTCGACTGCTTGTG gTCCTGTGTCATTGGATGTTACATTGGAGAGGActattttattgaaaaacagggcatttttctccttctggaTTTGTTGGCA TTAAAGGAAAAGAACCTGTGCAATATAATTCTTGGAATCCTGGTTGAATTTTGTGACAACCCTAAAACCACTTTGCACATGAGTATCTGGCGAGGGAAGAGAGATCAAACAGCTGCTAACCTTCTAATACAGTTATGGAGACAGGAGGAGTTGGATTTGGGAGTCAAACGTGATCGATATGGAATGATTGTTG ACATTAAGAAACCTATTGCTACCAGCTTCCAGAGACAGCAAAAGGTCATTCCTGTGCCTGCCAACTGTCCCACCTTTGCCATCATGGAAATTTCAGAGAGCATACGGGCAaaaatttattcattattttgcaAGCTAG GTTTTGAAAATTTACCTGGCTTATCTACTAAGGATTTTGTTACGCTTGCTATAATACAACGTTATATTGACTTTAAA GTTGGAGAGGTTTGGAGTGAAATAtgtgcagaaataaaagaagaattcAGGCCTGTTACGTCAGATGAGAGAACCTTGAAAGCTATTTCAAAGGTGTCAGAAGGTATTGGAAGAACAGTTGTTGCTCTGCAGATTGAAGTGCTTAAGATtcaacaggaacagaaaatccaagaggaggaaaaaacataTAAAGAA ATCCAAGCTACCCATCCACAGAGAGAATTGATAAATAAATCTTGGGAAAATGTCATGACTCAGACATCAAACTATGAGGCATTGAAG
- the LOC116445715 gene encoding cilia- and flagella-associated protein 69 isoform X5, giving the protein MESISMMGSPKNLNETFLPNVANGIKDANKVTIAIIGSGDFAKSLTIRLIRCGYHVVIGSRNPKHAADFFPHVVDVTHHEDAVAKTNIIFVAIHREHYTSLWDLKHLLAGKILIDVSNNTRVDQYPDSNAEYLASLFPDSLIVKGFNVISAWSLQLGPKDASRQVYICSNNVQARHQVIELARQLGFIPIDLGALSSSREIENLPLRLFTLWKGPVVIAISLATFFFIYSFVRDVIHPYMRNQQSDFYKIPIEIVNKTLPIVAITLLSLVYLSGLIAAAYQLYYGTKYRRFPPWLDNWLQCRKQLGLLSFFFAAVHVVYSLCLPMRRSERYLFLNMAYQQVHANVENSWNEEEVWRIEMYISFGIMSLGLLSLLAVTSIPSVNSALNWREFSFIQSTLGYIALLISTFHVLIYGWKRAFEEEYYRFYTPPNFVLALVLPSIVILGYPVEIGGSGSRHQTTQKFGLNLEKEQLKTLKKVVKHFENGLPLKNVAQITKILNLCAEKMNEQEAFTEPLCELILLFGLPFQKKKSSDEINYSVEVSQSIAHLGYLMRVPSSQVKIQICKCIVSFYNMELPQKLLSGYQPTSASYKIQMAEVGGLAETLVLSLALVENQLIEKLWVLKALQHLSISGRNCGLMVKAQAASRLCLYLNGADPSGQLVFRSSDILWNLLENTSKEDVVNQLSTLECVHALKEVFVDLLLHGFRRCDYQLRNDLLVIATLVAENPAVPMVESGFAELLIVLATFTEVRLPNPLVKGFKLTYSYEDFEMKKLLFNVIAILSKDPSAAQLLSENHVMPALLYYVKPNQRPGFHEWSAAQYEELQLHAIAVLASVAPVLVDKYLSCQANTLLLVFLEWCIGQDPFFGQGNSFHGTGGCGNKLAQMRYGLRVLRFVVSLYDDAVNINLCDQGAISQLLDILKYAANKSEEKESTLLLEIQADTLFILSVLCDNDLHRKELFSCEGIAILIPFFKMDPKKLYSGLGHNCLLLSALDCLWSCVIGCYIGEDYFIEKQGIFLLLDLLALKEKNLCNIILGILVEFCDNPKTTLHMSIWRGKRDQTAANLLIQLWRQEELDLGVKRDRYGMIVDIKKPIATSFQRQQKVIPVPANCPTFAIMEISESIRAKIYSLFCKLGFENLPGLSTKDFVTLAIIQRYIDFKVGEVWSEICAEIKEEFRPVTSDERTLKAISKVSEGIGRTVVALQIEVLKIQQEQKIQEEEKTYKEIQATHPQRELINKSWENVMTQTSNYEALKKAKRLQKISIEASGSKANVQNGPVHSTDIKKLRTTYSNFIDDLRVYVRGGTGGMGYPNLGGEGGRGGDVWFVARERTTLKSIREKYPQKRFVAGTGANSRRA; this is encoded by the exons ATGGAATCAATCTCTATGATGGGGAGTCCCAAGAACCTCAATGAAACTTTTCTACCAAATGTTGCCAATGGCATCAAGGATGCCAATAAGGTCACAATAGCCATCATTGGAAGTGGAGACTTTGCTAAGTCATTGACAATTAGACTTATCCGATGTGGGTACCACGTGGTCATAGGAAGTAGAAATCCTAAACATGCTGCTGACTTCTTTCCCCATGTGGTTGATGTCACTCACCATGAAGATGCAGTAGCTAAAACAAACATCATTTTTGTAGCCATACACAGAGAACATTACACCTCTTTGTGGGACCTTAAACATTTACTTGCTGGTAAAATTCTGATTGATGTCAGCAATAATACAAGAGTAGACCAATATCCAGACTCCAATGCAGAGTATTTGGCATCACTTTTTCCCGATTCCCTAATTGTCAAAGGATTCAACGTCATTTCAGCATGGTCACTGCAGTTAGGACCAAAGGATGCCAGCAGACAG GTCTATATATGCAGTAACAATGTTCAGGCTCGCCATCAAGTTATTGAGCTTGCCCGTCAGCTCGGTTTCATTCCTATTGATTTGGGGGCATTGTCATCTTCAAGGGAGATTGAAAACCTGCCTCTGCGACTGTTCACCCTGTGGAAGGGGCCTGTAGTGATTGCCATTAGCCTggcaacatttttcttcatctatTCCTTTGTCAGAGATGTCATCCATCCATACATGAGAAATCAGCAGAGTGACTTTTACAAGATTCCCATTGAGATTGTGAACAAGACTCTTCCAATTGTTGCTATCACTTTGCTTTCTCTAGTGTATTTATCAGGACTTATTGCAGCTGCTTATCAGCTTTACTATGGGACTAAGTATCGGCGATTTCCTCCTTGGCTGGACAATTGGCTCCAGTGTCGAAAGCAGCTTGGactgctcagttttttctttgcagctgtgcATGTGGTGTACAGCCTCTGCTTGCCCATGAGGAGATCAGAGCGCTACTTGTTCCTCAACATGGCATATCAACAG GTTCATGCAAATGTTGAAAATTCTTGGAATGAGGAAGAAGTGTGGCGAATTGAAATGTATATCTCCTTTGGAATAATGAGTCTTGGATTGCTTTCTTTGCTGGCAGTAACTTCCATCCCTTCAGTAAACAGTGCCTTAAACTGGAGGGAGTTCAGTTTTATTCAG TCTACACTTGGATACATTGCTCTGCTTATAAGTACTTTCCATGTCCTGATTTACGGATGGAAGAGAGCTTTTGAAGAAGAGTATTACAGATTTTATACACCACCAAATTTTGTTCTTGCCCTTGTTCTGCCTTCCATTGTAATTCTAG GATACCCAGTTGAGATCGGTGGATCTGGATCACGTCATCAAACTACTCAAAAGTTCGGACTCA atttggaaaaagagcagctgaaaaCTCTCAAGAAGGTAGtcaagcattttgaaaatggacTT CCCCTTAAGAATGTAGCACAAATTACCAAAATTCTTAACCTGTGTgcagaaaaaatgaatgaaCAAGAAGCTTTCACTGAGCCTTTATGTGAACTTATTCTATTATTTGG gttaccatttcaaaaaaagaaatcatctgATGAAATAAACTATTCCGTTGAAGTTTCACAATCCATTGCACACCTGG GTTACTTGATGAGAGTGCCAAGCTCTCAAGTTAAAATACAAATCTGTAAGTGTATTGTTAGCTTTTATAATATGGAGCTACCACAAAAACTACTTTCAG GTTACCAGCCAACAAGTGCAAGCTATAAAATCCAGATGGCTGAAGTAGGAGGATTAGCAGAAACTCTTGTTTTGTCACTAGCATTAGTTGAAAATCAACTTATTGAGAAATTGTGGGTACTCAAAGCTCTCCAGCATCTTTCCATCTCTG gaagaaattgtGGACTAATGGTAAAGGCCCAAGCAGCCAGCAGGCTCTGTTTGTATCTAAATGGTGCTGATCCCTCAGGACAGCTGGTGTTCCGTTCCTCAGATATCCTATGGAACCTGCTAGAAAACACCTCAAAAGAAGACGTTGTTAATCAGCTCAGTACCTTGGAATGTGTACA tgctTTGAAAGAAGTATTTGTAGACCTTCTCCTGCATGGCTTCCGGCGCTGCGATTATCAGCTACGGAATGACCTCTTGGTGATTGCCACATTAGTAGCTGAAAACCCTGCAGTGCCCATGGTT GAAAGTGGATTTGCAGAGCTGTTAATAGTACTTGCAACATTTACTGAAG TTAGACTTCCCAATCCCTTGGTAAAAGGTTTTAAACTTACCTACTCTTATGAGGACTTTGAGATGAAGAAGTTACTATTTAATGTAATAGCAATCTTATCTAAAGACCCATCTGCTGCACAG ctcctcagtgaAAATCATGTGATGCCAGCTTTACTTTATTATGTAAAACCAAATCAAAGGCCTGGATTTCATGAGTGGTCTGCTGCTCAATATGAAGAATTACAGCTTCATGCAATTGCTGTTTTAGCTTCAGTGGCTCCTGTGTTAGTAGATAAATATTTGTCCTGCCAAGCGAATACTCTTCTCCTTGTGTTCCTAGAATGGTGTATAGGCCAAG ATCCTTTCTTTGGTCAAGGTAACAGTTTCCATGGAACAGGTGGTTGTGGCAACAAACTTGCACAAATGCGCTATGGCCTCCGAGTGCTGAGATTTGTTGTGTCCCTTTATGATGATGCTGTGAACATTAATTTGTGTGACCAGGGAGCAATTAGCCAGCTACTGG ACATCTTAAAGTATGCAGCAAACAAatctgaagagaaggaaagtaCTCTTCTACTGGAAATCCAAGCTGATACcttatttattttgtctgttcTCTGTGATAATGATCTCCACAGAAAG GAACTCTTCAGCTGTGAAGGAATTGCTATACTTATCCCATTCTTTAAGATGGATCCAAAGAAGTTATATAGTGGATTAGGCCACAATTGTCTCCTCCTCAGTGCACTCGACTGCTTGTG gTCCTGTGTCATTGGATGTTACATTGGAGAGGActattttattgaaaaacagggcatttttctccttctggaTTTGTTGGCA TTAAAGGAAAAGAACCTGTGCAATATAATTCTTGGAATCCTGGTTGAATTTTGTGACAACCCTAAAACCACTTTGCACATGAGTATCTGGCGAGGGAAGAGAGATCAAACAGCTGCTAACCTTCTAATACAGTTATGGAGACAGGAGGAGTTGGATTTGGGAGTCAAACGTGATCGATATGGAATGATTGTTG ACATTAAGAAACCTATTGCTACCAGCTTCCAGAGACAGCAAAAGGTCATTCCTGTGCCTGCCAACTGTCCCACCTTTGCCATCATGGAAATTTCAGAGAGCATACGGGCAaaaatttattcattattttgcaAGCTAG GTTTTGAAAATTTACCTGGCTTATCTACTAAGGATTTTGTTACGCTTGCTATAATACAACGTTATATTGACTTTAAA GTTGGAGAGGTTTGGAGTGAAATAtgtgcagaaataaaagaagaattcAGGCCTGTTACGTCAGATGAGAGAACCTTGAAAGCTATTTCAAAGGTGTCAGAAGGTATTGGAAGAACAGTTGTTGCTCTGCAGATTGAAGTGCTTAAGATtcaacaggaacagaaaatccaagaggaggaaaaaacataTAAAGAA ATCCAAGCTACCCATCCACAGAGAGAATTGATAAATAAATCTTGGGAAAATGTCATGACTCAGACATCAAACTATGAGGCATTGAAG
- the LOC116445715 gene encoding cilia- and flagella-associated protein 69 isoform X13: MASLAAAEPLASRAASRSPALGPSRSPALGPSRSPALGPSRSGGEWRRNTTDAAQDTQLRSVDLDHVIKLLKSSDSKDLEKEQLKTLKKVVKHFENGLPLKNVAQITKILNLCAEKMNEQEAFTEPLCELILLFGLPFQKKKSSDEINYSVEVSQSIAHLGYLMRVPSSQVKIQICKCIVSFYNMELPQKLLSGYQPTSASYKIQMAEVGGLAETLVLSLALVENQLIEKLWVLKALQHLSISGRNCGLMVKAQAASRLCLYLNGADPSGQLVFRSSDILWNLLENTSKEDVVNQLSTLECVHALKEVFVDLLLHGFRRCDYQLRNDLLVIATLVAENPAVPMVESGFAELLIVLATFTEVRLPNPLVKGFKLTYSYEDFEMKKLLFNVIAILSKDPSAAQLLSENHVMPALLYYVKPNQRPGFHEWSAAQYEELQLHAIAVLASVAPVLVDKYLSCQANTLLLVFLEWCIGQDPFFGQGNSFHGTGGCGNKLAQMRYGLRVLRFVVSLYDDAVNINLCDQGAISQLLDILKYAANKSEEKESTLLLEIQADTLFILSVLCDNDLHRKELFSCEGIAILIPFFKMDPKKLYSGLGHNCLLLSALDCLWSCVIGCYIGEDYFIEKQGIFLLLDLLALKEKNLCNIILGILVEFCDNPKTTLHMSIWRGKRDQTAANLLIQLWRQEELDLGVKRDRYGMIVDIKKPIATSFQRQQKVIPVPANCPTFAIMEISESIRAKIYSLFCKLGFENLPGLSTKDFVTLAIIQRYIDFKVGEVWSEICAEIKEEFRPVTSDERTLKAISKVSEGIGRTVVALQIEVLKIQQEQKIQEEEKTYKEIQATHPQRELINKSWENVMTQTSNYEALKKAKRLQKISIEASGSKANVQNGPVHSTDIKKLRTTVGPGRLVTVESTPRQYSGGPLAVADHAPRKAAVFKGALKKIKRDKTLDSVKKKSVPVE, encoded by the exons ATGGCCTCGCTGGCCGCGGCCGAGCCCCTCGCCTCACGGGCGGCCTCCCGCTCCCCGGCTCTCGGCCCCTCTCGCTCCCCGGCTCTCGGCCCCTCCCGCTCCCCGGCTCTCGGCCCCTCTCGCAGCGGCGGCGAGTGGCGCAGGAACACCACGGACGCCGCTCAG GATACCCAGTTGAGATCGGTGGATCTGGATCACGTCATCAAACTACTCAAAAGTTCGGACTCA aaagatttggaaaaagagcagctgaaaaCTCTCAAGAAGGTAGtcaagcattttgaaaatggacTT CCCCTTAAGAATGTAGCACAAATTACCAAAATTCTTAACCTGTGTgcagaaaaaatgaatgaaCAAGAAGCTTTCACTGAGCCTTTATGTGAACTTATTCTATTATTTGG gttaccatttcaaaaaaagaaatcatctgATGAAATAAACTATTCCGTTGAAGTTTCACAATCCATTGCACACCTGG GTTACTTGATGAGAGTGCCAAGCTCTCAAGTTAAAATACAAATCTGTAAGTGTATTGTTAGCTTTTATAATATGGAGCTACCACAAAAACTACTTTCAG GTTACCAGCCAACAAGTGCAAGCTATAAAATCCAGATGGCTGAAGTAGGAGGATTAGCAGAAACTCTTGTTTTGTCACTAGCATTAGTTGAAAATCAACTTATTGAGAAATTGTGGGTACTCAAAGCTCTCCAGCATCTTTCCATCTCTG gaagaaattgtGGACTAATGGTAAAGGCCCAAGCAGCCAGCAGGCTCTGTTTGTATCTAAATGGTGCTGATCCCTCAGGACAGCTGGTGTTCCGTTCCTCAGATATCCTATGGAACCTGCTAGAAAACACCTCAAAAGAAGACGTTGTTAATCAGCTCAGTACCTTGGAATGTGTACA tgctTTGAAAGAAGTATTTGTAGACCTTCTCCTGCATGGCTTCCGGCGCTGCGATTATCAGCTACGGAATGACCTCTTGGTGATTGCCACATTAGTAGCTGAAAACCCTGCAGTGCCCATGGTT GAAAGTGGATTTGCAGAGCTGTTAATAGTACTTGCAACATTTACTGAAG TTAGACTTCCCAATCCCTTGGTAAAAGGTTTTAAACTTACCTACTCTTATGAGGACTTTGAGATGAAGAAGTTACTATTTAATGTAATAGCAATCTTATCTAAAGACCCATCTGCTGCACAG ctcctcagtgaAAATCATGTGATGCCAGCTTTACTTTATTATGTAAAACCAAATCAAAGGCCTGGATTTCATGAGTGGTCTGCTGCTCAATATGAAGAATTACAGCTTCATGCAATTGCTGTTTTAGCTTCAGTGGCTCCTGTGTTAGTAGATAAATATTTGTCCTGCCAAGCGAATACTCTTCTCCTTGTGTTCCTAGAATGGTGTATAGGCCAAG ATCCTTTCTTTGGTCAAGGTAACAGTTTCCATGGAACAGGTGGTTGTGGCAACAAACTTGCACAAATGCGCTATGGCCTCCGAGTGCTGAGATTTGTTGTGTCCCTTTATGATGATGCTGTGAACATTAATTTGTGTGACCAGGGAGCAATTAGCCAGCTACTGG ACATCTTAAAGTATGCAGCAAACAAatctgaagagaaggaaagtaCTCTTCTACTGGAAATCCAAGCTGATACcttatttattttgtctgttcTCTGTGATAATGATCTCCACAGAAAG GAACTCTTCAGCTGTGAAGGAATTGCTATACTTATCCCATTCTTTAAGATGGATCCAAAGAAGTTATATAGTGGATTAGGCCACAATTGTCTCCTCCTCAGTGCACTCGACTGCTTGTG gTCCTGTGTCATTGGATGTTACATTGGAGAGGActattttattgaaaaacagggcatttttctccttctggaTTTGTTGGCA TTAAAGGAAAAGAACCTGTGCAATATAATTCTTGGAATCCTGGTTGAATTTTGTGACAACCCTAAAACCACTTTGCACATGAGTATCTGGCGAGGGAAGAGAGATCAAACAGCTGCTAACCTTCTAATACAGTTATGGAGACAGGAGGAGTTGGATTTGGGAGTCAAACGTGATCGATATGGAATGATTGTTG ACATTAAGAAACCTATTGCTACCAGCTTCCAGAGACAGCAAAAGGTCATTCCTGTGCCTGCCAACTGTCCCACCTTTGCCATCATGGAAATTTCAGAGAGCATACGGGCAaaaatttattcattattttgcaAGCTAG GTTTTGAAAATTTACCTGGCTTATCTACTAAGGATTTTGTTACGCTTGCTATAATACAACGTTATATTGACTTTAAA GTTGGAGAGGTTTGGAGTGAAATAtgtgcagaaataaaagaagaattcAGGCCTGTTACGTCAGATGAGAGAACCTTGAAAGCTATTTCAAAGGTGTCAGAAGGTATTGGAAGAACAGTTGTTGCTCTGCAGATTGAAGTGCTTAAGATtcaacaggaacagaaaatccaagaggaggaaaaaacataTAAAGAA ATCCAAGCTACCCATCCACAGAGAGAATTGATAAATAAATCTTGGGAAAATGTCATGACTCAGACATCAAACTATGAGGCATTGAAG